The Mixta hanseatica genome includes a region encoding these proteins:
- a CDS encoding DUF3461 family protein, with protein MYDNLKSLGISNPEDIDRYSLRQEANNDILKIYFRKDKGEFFAKSVKFKYPRQRKTVVADGIGQGYKEVQEISPNLRYVIDELDQICQRDQVEIDLKRKILDDLRHLESVVSNKIAEIESDLDKLTRNSRQ; from the coding sequence ATGTATGACAATTTAAAAAGCCTGGGCATTTCCAATCCGGAAGATATCGATCGCTACAGCCTGCGTCAGGAAGCGAACAATGACATTCTGAAAATTTACTTCCGTAAAGATAAGGGCGAATTTTTTGCCAAAAGCGTTAAATTTAAATATCCGCGTCAGCGTAAAACCGTGGTGGCGGATGGCATCGGGCAGGGTTACAAAGAGGTGCAGGAGATCAGCCCAAATCTGCGCTATGTGATCGATGAGCTGGATCAGATCTGCCAGCGTGACCAGGTGGAAATTGACCTGAAGCGTAAAATTTTGGACGATCTGCGTCATCTGGAGAGCGTAGTATCGAATAAAATCGCCGAAATTGAATCTGACCTGGATAAGCTGACCCGTAATAGCCGCCAGTGA
- a CDS encoding CdaR family transcriptional regulator: MANYHLDARLAQDIVARTMKIIDSNVNVMDARGRIIGSGDRERIGELHEGALLALSQARVVDIDEAVARHLHGVRPGINLPLRIAGEIVGVIGLTGDPVSLRQYGELVCMTAEMMLEQARLLHMLAQDSRLREELVLNLIRSETLSPALMAWAQRLGIDLNQPRVVAVVEVDSGQLGVDSAMAELQQLQTLLTMPERDNLIAIVSLTEMVVLKPALNAHGRYDQDEHRRRVEQLLGRMKESGHLRIRIALGNYFSGEGSIARSYRTARTTMSVGKQRMPEQRSFFYQDLVLPVLLDSLRGGWQANELSRPLAKLKAMDNNGLLRRTLISWFSNNVQPSATARALFIHRNTLEYRLNRISELTGLDLGNFDDRLLLYVALQLDEQP; encoded by the coding sequence ATGGCTAACTATCACCTGGATGCTCGTCTGGCCCAGGATATCGTTGCGCGTACGATGAAAATTATCGACAGTAACGTCAATGTCATGGATGCCCGTGGCCGGATTATCGGCAGCGGCGATCGCGAGCGTATTGGGGAGTTGCACGAAGGCGCGCTGCTGGCGCTGTCGCAGGCGCGCGTGGTGGATATTGACGAGGCCGTCGCGCGTCACCTGCACGGGGTACGGCCTGGCATCAATTTGCCGCTGCGTATAGCCGGTGAAATCGTTGGCGTGATCGGCCTGACCGGCGATCCCGTTTCGCTGCGTCAGTACGGCGAGCTGGTCTGTATGACGGCGGAAATGATGCTGGAGCAGGCGCGGCTGCTGCATATGCTGGCGCAGGATAGTCGTCTGCGCGAAGAGCTGGTGCTGAACCTTATTCGCAGTGAAACCCTTTCTCCGGCGCTGATGGCATGGGCGCAGCGGTTGGGCATCGATCTTAATCAGCCGCGCGTAGTGGCGGTGGTCGAGGTTGATAGCGGACAACTGGGGGTCGACAGCGCCATGGCCGAGCTACAGCAGCTCCAGACGCTGTTGACCATGCCGGAGCGCGACAATCTGATCGCTATCGTGTCGCTAACGGAAATGGTCGTGCTGAAGCCCGCGTTGAATGCCCATGGCCGTTACGATCAGGATGAGCATCGGCGGCGTGTGGAGCAACTGTTAGGACGTATGAAAGAGAGCGGACATCTGCGCATTCGCATTGCGTTAGGTAACTACTTTAGCGGCGAGGGCAGTATCGCCCGTTCTTACCGGACGGCGCGTACCACCATGAGCGTGGGCAAACAGCGTATGCCGGAACAGCGCAGCTTTTTTTATCAGGATTTAGTGCTGCCGGTGCTGCTTGATAGCCTGCGCGGCGGCTGGCAGGCGAATGAACTGTCGCGTCCGCTGGCGAAGCTAAAAGCGATGGATAATAACGGACTGCTGCGGCGTACCTTAATCTCCTGGTTCAGCAATAACGTGCAGCCTTCGGCCACCGCCCGGGCGCTGTTTATTCATCGTAATACGCTGGAATATCGACTGAACCGTATTTCTGAATTGACCGGGCTTGATCTGGGTAATTTTGACGATCGGCTGCTGTTATATGTGGCGCTACAGCTGGATGAACAACCCTAA
- the degP gene encoding serine endoprotease DegP, translating to MKKTTLVLSALALSLGMAMSPSYVMAAETASSSTQQLPSLAPMLEKVMPSVVSINVEGSTTAKTPRLPPQFQQFFGDNSPFCQEGSPFLNSPMCQGAAPGGAAPQQKFRALGSGVVINADKGYVVTNNHVVDNATKIQVQLSDGRRYEAKVIGKDPRSDIALIQLQDFKNLTAIKMADSDSLRVGDYTVAIGNPYGLGETVTSGIVSALGRSGLNVENYENFIQTDAAINRGNSGGALVNLNGELIGINTAILAPDGGNIGIGFAIPSNMVKNLTAQMVEYGQVKRGELGIMGTELNSELAKAMKVDAQRGAFVSQVMPKSSAAKAGIKAGDVITSLNKKQISSFAALRAEVGSLPVGTKLELGLLRDGKPLTVTVELQQSSQDKVDSATIYTGIEGAGLSNAEVNGQKGVRVDSVKPGSAAARIGLKKDDMILGVNQQPVTNLGELRKILDTKPSVLALNIKRGDSNIYLLMQ from the coding sequence ATGAAAAAAACAACTCTTGTATTAAGCGCATTAGCTCTTAGCCTGGGAATGGCGATGAGCCCGAGTTACGTTATGGCTGCTGAAACAGCCTCTTCCTCTACGCAGCAGCTTCCCAGCCTGGCGCCGATGCTGGAAAAGGTGATGCCGTCGGTGGTCAGTATTAATGTTGAAGGCAGCACCACGGCGAAAACGCCGCGTCTGCCGCCGCAGTTCCAGCAGTTCTTCGGCGACAACTCACCCTTCTGTCAGGAGGGGTCGCCGTTCCTGAATTCGCCGATGTGCCAGGGCGCCGCGCCTGGCGGCGCTGCGCCGCAGCAAAAATTCCGCGCGCTGGGCTCCGGCGTGGTGATTAATGCTGATAAAGGGTATGTGGTTACCAACAATCACGTGGTGGATAACGCCACCAAAATTCAGGTGCAGCTTAGCGATGGGCGTCGCTATGAGGCCAAAGTGATCGGCAAAGATCCGCGCTCTGATATAGCGCTGATTCAGTTACAGGATTTCAAAAATCTTACCGCCATCAAAATGGCTGACTCAGATAGCCTGCGCGTCGGCGATTATACGGTGGCCATCGGTAACCCGTACGGACTGGGCGAAACCGTCACCTCCGGTATCGTCTCCGCGCTGGGTCGTAGCGGCCTGAACGTAGAAAATTATGAGAACTTTATTCAGACCGATGCGGCCATTAACCGGGGTAACTCCGGCGGCGCGCTGGTTAACCTGAACGGTGAACTGATCGGGATTAATACCGCGATCCTCGCCCCGGATGGCGGCAATATCGGTATCGGCTTCGCCATTCCGAGCAATATGGTGAAGAATCTGACCGCGCAGATGGTGGAGTATGGTCAGGTGAAACGTGGCGAGCTGGGCATCATGGGCACCGAGCTAAACTCTGAGCTGGCGAAAGCGATGAAAGTGGACGCGCAGCGCGGCGCGTTTGTTAGCCAGGTGATGCCGAAATCTTCCGCGGCTAAAGCGGGGATTAAAGCGGGCGACGTCATCACCTCGCTCAACAAAAAACAGATCTCCAGCTTTGCCGCGTTGCGTGCTGAAGTTGGCTCGCTGCCGGTCGGCACTAAGCTGGAGCTGGGCCTGCTGCGTGACGGTAAACCGCTAACGGTAACGGTGGAACTGCAGCAAAGTTCGCAAGATAAAGTGGATTCCGCCACCATTTATACCGGCATTGAAGGCGCAGGCCTGAGCAATGCGGAGGTGAATGGTCAGAAAGGCGTGCGCGTAGACAGCGTTAAGCCTGGCAGCGCCGCGGCGCGTATCGGCCTGAAAAAAGACGATATGATCCTTGGCGTTAACCAGCAGCCGGTGACGAACCTCGGCGAGCTGCGTAAGATCCTGGATACCAAACCCTCCGTACTGGCGTTGAATATTAAACGCGGCGACAGCAATATTTATCTGTTAATGCAATAA